Genomic segment of Malus domestica chromosome 15, GDT2T_hap1:
TAATATACTAATATTAGAATTAAAAGTTGAAACGATCATTTGATGTGATCTACTTttattacatataaaaaaacaGAGAGAGACCAACACACTGCTTCCATGCCTCGAGATTAAAACCCTGCTGTGGTTCGAGgctgaattataaaaataataatacagaAGCAACTTAAGGGTAAAAGGAATTATTAGACCAAATTGCATTAACTTGGCTGTGATCCGCTGGAAATGGCAGCATATGCACCTCATCTCCACCACCAAGCCCTGCCATATGCTGCTGCTGATAATCTTGTGGGACGTTCATCATGTCCATGAACCATGGCTGATGCTGCCTCTGCACTGCGGTGTCCACATTATTGTTCAGCGCAAAACCCTGCTGCCTCTCCACTTCACCCTCCGCCGCTGTTGCAGCAGCTGCAGGCAGCACCGTTGGTTGTAGTTGCACTTGGCTCTTAGATTCCTGATCATTCAGACTCTTCATCCGGTTGTGGATCTCCTTCAAATTTTGGTCAACCAGCCACCCCAAATCATGCAAATCAACCATGCTCAAACCCTGGAGGGATTTCCCAGTCAGACTCTGGAACATCACTCTCGTCATCTCCTTCTCGCGGTTCTCCTTCCTTTGCTTCTTCAATTGCTCGTTGGCCTTGGCGATCCGCTGCCGCAGAAAACTCTCTTGGTTCACCATCTTCTTGCTCTGCTCCATCTCCGGCATGGTCTTGAACTGGGCAAGAACCCGCTGGACTCCCAACGGCGATGGCCAGACCTCCGGTTGAGAGTCATACGGGCTGTAAATAATCGCGCATGCTTGAACATCACAAAGGGTGCTGAGTTCACTCACCTTCTTCATCAAgcccttctttctcttcttgtaCGTTGCCTTTCGCGCCGAGTCGTTGCTGATGTAGGTTAGTTTTACTTTCTTTCTAGTCATGGCTCGTCAGAGATGAGAAGAGAGCACAATCTAGAGAAGAAGGAAGCTTTTGAGGGTTTGCTATGATATACCAGAAACAGCCGATGCTCTATATATAGCAAGAAAAGGGCTACCTTACTCACCTGGGAGATATGGTTTTGAATGAGAATTAATTCAGGAGATTTTGTGTCGTATGGTACATATTGGATGGACAATCATCAAGCTACTATATTAgagaagatttttttttgttttttatcatGCAATATTCGCTGAATTCATTCATACACTGAATTTCTTATATTCCATATTTGTTAAGGAAATGGAATTTTCACATAAATGGAAATTTATTGGTGAGTTATTACATTTGTAGGATAATATCAAATCTCGGGCAGATTCTATTAGCAAAAGAAATTTTGTAATTTGCAATTTTTGTTGATATTCATGGGACTTGTTTATCCAACCTTGTTCTTTATCTGGATTAATCTTGTCTGTTAACTTtcatacatgcatgcatgcacacCAAAGATGGTCATTTCTCTATATTTGTTAGTCTTAGAAGGTAGTCAAAGCTCATTCGGGTCACgagtttttctattttttattttttggtttctttttGTGCAAATTCGTGTTTAAGAGGATAAGATACTTGTCCTAATTATTCATATACTATTTCTTCACAAATTTCATACTATACACACATTCAATAATAATTTTCAGGCGAAGTAGTACTATGTATTCACAAACTTTCAGGCGGCATTATTGACGGTTGTGGATGTGATGATAGTGGTTGCGGCTGTTGttatggtggtgatggtggcaaTGGTGGTGGCAATGGCGGTAGTGGCGATCGTGATGGcggtggtggcggtggtggcaACAACAATGgtggtgtaaagttagtgtttGTGGTTGCGGCTGTTGTTATGGTGGTGATGGGGGCAGTGGTGGTGGCAATGGCGGTAGTGGCGAtcgtgatggtggtggtggcggtggtggcaACAACAATGgtggtgtaaagttagtgtttGTAGTGTTAAGTGCTGGCAGTGATTTTGTTCTCTAAGAGAAAAAATGAGTGTAGAAGGTTAAACAATGTCATTTTTAAAAACTAACGAGGGTTTTACTGGAATTGAGATACTCATTAAGGGCTCAACTTTGCTTTTTATTAAAAACCAACTTTTAAAAGTAACCTACATGTTGCTTTTAAAAGTTGTTGTCTGGCGGcctttgtttttaaaataagcatgatatttattttttccaCATCCTTTATTATTGCTTAATTTTAAAGTGAAGCAGtttttttgtaaaagaaaaaaaatacgaaAGGGgccttaaaagaaaaaaaaagtctaaattttaaatttatatgcgCCAATTTCCTTGGATTCATGATCACATAAGTTAGAAATTCCttgccacaaaaaaaaaaaaaaaaaaaaaaaacctttgaaTTTGAAGGCAACAATTCTCGACTTTAAATTCGATATAAATAGTTGTCATTCTAAGGCATCGTTTTGTATTTTATATTTCACTAAAATCTACTTCACTTTAAATTTAAGAGAAATTAGAATCCCCACCTCCTATCTTGCaatttttttaactaaactTCCACAGGATTTTGACTTTTTGTTAAACTTTTGAACTATCTGATTAAGAGCATCtttaaaggagatgtcaaaatatCCACAACATCAATAACGGTAAAAAAagacaagcactagtgttttcCAACCGAAATGTCAATTCCTATGTGGCATGACATGTAATGGCAGCAGAGGGGTTGTTGTTAAATTTGACAAAAGCTTCAAATCTATTTCTAGtggataataattttttttttataatttttgttttgtcatttgttttaaaatactaattacaattatgaaaagtaaataatgtaattaataatagtttaaatttgacatattagtcggagaacaaaatttaca
This window contains:
- the LOC103402060 gene encoding agamous-like MADS-box protein AGL80, whose amino-acid sequence is MTRKKVKLTYISNDSARKATYKKRKKGLMKKVSELSTLCDVQACAIIYSPYDSQPEVWPSPLGVQRVLAQFKTMPEMEQSKKMVNQESFLRQRIAKANEQLKKQRKENREKEMTRVMFQSLTGKSLQGLSMVDLHDLGWLVDQNLKEIHNRMKSLNDQESKSQVQLQPTVLPAAAATAAEGEVERQQGFALNNNVDTAVQRQHQPWFMDMMNVPQDYQQQHMAGLGGGDEVHMLPFPADHSQVNAIWSNNSFYP